From one Verrucomicrobiota bacterium genomic stretch:
- a CDS encoding class I SAM-dependent methyltransferase, with product MRLFSYLLVFVLGALSSPAEEKTNKPAPPYETRSAHDPNGIGKFYLGREIAHVMGHQAADWLERPEREEEEKPSIMLESLKLKPGEAVADIGAGTGYLSWRLAQKVGEKGVVYAVEIQQEMLDLLGRKMAERKITNVRPVLGTITDPKLPERAVDLVIMVDVYHEFDHPYEMMQAMCRSLKPGGRVVFVEYRAEDPTVPIKRVHKMSEAQVRKEAAVHALEWVETIETLPRQHIIIFRKK from the coding sequence ATGCGTTTGTTCTCTTATCTTCTGGTTTTCGTGCTTGGTGCGCTTAGCAGCCCAGCGGAAGAAAAGACGAACAAGCCCGCGCCGCCGTACGAAACCCGCTCGGCCCACGACCCCAACGGCATCGGCAAGTTTTACCTCGGGCGCGAAATCGCCCACGTCATGGGGCATCAAGCCGCGGATTGGTTGGAACGCCCGGAGCGCGAAGAGGAAGAGAAACCCAGCATCATGTTGGAGTCTTTGAAACTAAAACCTGGCGAGGCCGTGGCCGACATCGGCGCCGGCACGGGCTATCTCAGTTGGCGTCTCGCGCAGAAGGTCGGCGAGAAGGGCGTTGTTTACGCGGTCGAGATTCAACAGGAAATGCTCGACCTGCTGGGCAGGAAAATGGCCGAACGCAAAATCACCAACGTAAGACCAGTGCTCGGCACCATCACCGACCCCAAACTTCCCGAGCGCGCTGTTGATCTCGTCATCATGGTCGATGTTTATCACGAATTCGATCACCCTTACGAAATGATGCAGGCCATGTGTCGCTCCCTGAAACCGGGCGGGCGGGTCGTCTTTGTCGAGTATCGCGCCGAAGATCCAACCGTTCCCATCAAGCGCGTCCACAAGATGTCCGAGGCACAAGTGCGCAAGGAGGCAGCCGTGCATGCGCTGGAGTGGGTGGAAACCATCGAGACCCTGCCGCGCCAGCACATCATTATATTCAGAAAAAAGTAG
- a CDS encoding lipase maturation factor family protein produces the protein MEWGELVSSSWSSDNHTLSAWIFLRLLGLSYLAAFLSLGRQIVGLVGQRGILPATEFLKLRRYLGRDRFRRVPTLCWLDASDRMLKFLCYGGAFLALLLVARIASVPVLVLLWMFYLSVLTVCRIFLGYQWDILLLETGFLAIFLAPLSLLPEWPPQSSPSPIILWLLWWLLFRLMFASGYVKWFGGDPTWRKLRALSFHYETQPLPTWIGWYAHQLPGWFHRVSVILMFAIELFCPFLIFTPLRPLAGIAFLILMVLIAATGNYCFFNLITAALALLLFDDAFFAPLFPGWQPPSTLNSQLSTLGAWPMWCVLPPALLISLLSIERISQMFAFEIKWPKPLNKCFQALVPFRLVNSYGLFAHMTTSRPEIIIEGSDDGVVWEEYEFKWKPGDVRRAPRFVAPHQPRLDWQMWFAALGYYRDYPWFGNFLERLLEGSPDVVGLLKTNPFPEKAPRFIRAVLYDYHFTDFASRRATDNWWRRERLGLYSPMRSKGIGE, from the coding sequence ATGGAGTGGGGAGAACTCGTCAGCTCAAGTTGGAGTTCTGACAACCACACGTTGTCCGCGTGGATTTTTTTGCGTCTGCTTGGCTTGAGTTATCTCGCCGCTTTTCTTTCGCTCGGACGACAGATCGTTGGGCTGGTCGGCCAGCGGGGAATTCTGCCCGCGACGGAGTTCTTGAAGCTGCGCCGTTATCTCGGTCGGGATCGCTTTCGTAGAGTGCCCACCTTGTGCTGGCTTGATGCGAGTGACCGCATGTTGAAATTCCTCTGCTACGGCGGCGCGTTCCTCGCGCTGCTGCTCGTGGCCAGAATCGCGTCGGTGCCGGTCTTGGTGTTGTTGTGGATGTTTTACCTTTCGGTGCTGACGGTGTGTCGCATTTTTCTTGGTTATCAATGGGACATTCTGCTGTTGGAAACCGGCTTCCTGGCAATTTTTCTGGCTCCCCTCAGTCTGTTGCCGGAATGGCCGCCCCAATCGTCGCCGTCACCAATCATCTTGTGGCTGCTTTGGTGGCTGTTGTTTCGACTGATGTTTGCGTCGGGCTACGTGAAATGGTTCGGCGGCGATCCGACGTGGCGAAAATTACGCGCGCTGAGTTTTCACTACGAGACCCAGCCGCTGCCGACGTGGATCGGTTGGTATGCGCACCAATTGCCCGGCTGGTTTCATCGCGTCTCCGTCATCCTTATGTTCGCTATCGAATTGTTTTGCCCCTTCCTGATCTTCACGCCGCTTCGTCCGCTGGCTGGGATCGCCTTCCTGATTTTGATGGTGCTGATTGCAGCAACCGGCAACTACTGCTTCTTCAATCTCATCACGGCGGCGCTCGCCTTGTTGTTGTTCGACGACGCGTTCTTCGCGCCGTTGTTTCCCGGCTGGCAGCCACCCTCAACCCTCAACTCTCAACTCTCAACTCTCGGCGCTTGGCCAATGTGGTGTGTGCTGCCGCCGGCGCTGTTGATTTCACTCTTGTCCATCGAACGGATAAGTCAGATGTTCGCCTTTGAAATCAAATGGCCAAAGCCGCTGAACAAATGTTTTCAGGCGCTGGTCCCATTTCGTCTCGTCAACAGTTACGGCCTGTTCGCGCACATGACCACCAGCCGTCCGGAAATCATCATCGAAGGCAGCGACGACGGTGTGGTGTGGGAAGAGTACGAGTTCAAATGGAAACCCGGCGATGTCCGGCGCGCTCCGCGCTTTGTCGCGCCCCATCAACCGCGCCTCGATTGGCAGATGTGGTTCGCCGCGCTGGGTTACTATCGCGATTACCCGTGGTTTGGAAATTTCCTGGAGCGTCTGCTGGAGGGATCACCGGATGTAGTGGGGTTGTTGAAAACAAATCCGTTCCCGGAAAAAGCGCCTCGCTTCATTCGCGCCGTGCTTTACGATTATCATTTCACCGATTTCGCCTCGCGCCGTGCGACGGACAATTGGTGGCGACGTGAACGCCTGGGATTATATTCTCCCATGCGCTCCAAAGGCATCGGAGAATGA
- a CDS encoding CocE/NonD family hydrolase has protein sequence MKCRSLRLLLLAAILAFQAPRASASLETIKLPMKDGVKLATDVHLPTGDGPFPVIFLRTTYNRTMGAMLAPDALKRGFALVVQDTRGRFASEGENLAFDADAWGEHQDGLDTINWIIKQPWCNGKIGTFGGSALSITTLLLAGTGTPHLTCQHFTVGAPNLYSVVYTGGVFRKALAEDWLKQSKFSEDALKLWTRHPLYDDYWKHRDLTRRYSKINAPAVHIGGWYDIFSQGTIDAFMGYQYRGGSGARGKQKLVMGPWTHGVMQEKAGELKFPKGNKPPTKVTDSWAWFEYWLKGKTNGITDGPAVTYYVMGDISDPQAPGNVWRTAGEWPPPKANEVPYYFQDGRGLSKTKPKSAAPITYSYDPKNPVPTLGGPQLTIPAGPMDQRSIEARPDLIVFTSETLAEPLEVTGKVRVKLWASSDARDTDFFAKLCDVYPDGRSYNICEGVIRARLREGPTKEKLLKPGAIYPFEIDLWSTSIIFNQGHKLRLHITSSSDRGYDPNPNTGEPFRSSDKTVVANNTIYLDAKHPSHLLLPVMPEQ, from the coding sequence ATGAAATGCCGAAGCCTCCGTCTGCTGCTTCTTGCCGCCATCCTTGCCTTCCAAGCCCCTCGCGCATCCGCCTCACTGGAAACCATCAAGCTGCCGATGAAGGACGGCGTGAAACTCGCCACCGACGTTCATCTTCCAACCGGGGACGGACCTTTTCCGGTGATCTTTCTACGCACGACTTACAACCGGACCATGGGAGCGATGCTCGCACCGGACGCATTAAAACGGGGATTCGCCTTGGTGGTGCAGGACACGCGCGGGCGATTCGCATCCGAAGGAGAGAACCTGGCTTTTGATGCGGATGCCTGGGGCGAGCACCAGGATGGTCTGGACACCATCAACTGGATTATCAAACAACCCTGGTGCAACGGCAAGATCGGCACCTTTGGCGGATCGGCGCTCAGCATCACCACTTTGCTTCTGGCGGGAACTGGAACACCTCATCTTACCTGCCAGCATTTCACCGTTGGTGCGCCCAATCTCTACAGTGTCGTCTATACCGGCGGCGTTTTTCGCAAGGCGCTCGCCGAAGACTGGCTCAAGCAAAGCAAGTTCAGTGAGGACGCCTTGAAACTCTGGACCCGCCATCCGCTTTACGACGATTATTGGAAACATCGCGACCTCACCCGGCGCTATTCCAAAATCAATGCCCCGGCGGTTCATATCGGAGGCTGGTACGATATTTTTTCGCAAGGCACCATCGACGCTTTCATGGGTTATCAATATCGAGGCGGATCGGGAGCGCGCGGCAAACAGAAACTGGTCATGGGTCCGTGGACGCATGGCGTGATGCAGGAAAAGGCCGGCGAACTGAAATTCCCCAAAGGCAACAAACCTCCCACCAAAGTCACCGACTCATGGGCTTGGTTTGAATATTGGCTCAAAGGAAAAACCAATGGCATCACGGACGGACCGGCGGTGACGTATTACGTGATGGGAGATATTTCGGATCCGCAGGCACCCGGAAACGTCTGGCGAACCGCAGGCGAATGGCCGCCGCCGAAGGCGAATGAAGTCCCATATTATTTCCAGGACGGTCGCGGCCTTTCAAAAACCAAACCCAAGTCAGCCGCGCCGATCACCTACAGCTATGATCCGAAGAATCCCGTCCCCACATTGGGCGGTCCCCAGTTGACGATTCCCGCCGGGCCGATGGACCAACGGAGCATCGAAGCGCGCCCGGACCTCATTGTCTTCACTTCCGAAACCTTGGCCGAACCGCTGGAAGTCACCGGCAAAGTGCGGGTCAAGCTCTGGGCCTCCAGCGACGCCCGCGATACGGATTTTTTTGCCAAGCTCTGCGATGTCTATCCGGATGGCCGCTCGTACAACATCTGCGAAGGCGTGATCCGGGCGCGCTTGCGCGAAGGACCGACGAAGGAAAAACTCTTGAAACCGGGCGCCATTTACCCGTTTGAGATCGATCTCTGGTCCACCAGCATCATCTTCAACCAGGGGCACAAGCTCCGGCTGCACATCACCTCCAGCAGCGACCGCGGTTACGATCCGAATCCGAACACCGGCGAACCCTTCCGTTCCAGCGACAAAACGGTGGTGGCGAATAACACGATCTATCTCGATGCGAAACATCCTTCGCACCTTCTGCTGCCCGTCATGCCGGAGCAGTAA